CCCTTGTTTTCTACGATGAGAAAGGAATCCATTTCCGGGAAAAATACCCTGATGGCTTGTTGTCCGAAATAGTCTTCTGGTTTTCCTATTAATTCGATTGGCGATTGATCAATTGGGTCTTCAATTATAAATTTCATAACAAATAGGTTAATGAATACTCAGCTTATTAACTGAGAGCGCCTGATTAAATAACAGCAAAATGTACGCTTGGTTTGGATAAATTGTAAAAAGGGTGTTTGTTGGGGATAGGAGTGCGGGTATGGAGAATAAGGATCCGAGTTTATCTAAGTTTCTGGATGGCGTTAAAGTAGTACCATTTATTAACGTTATTATTGATTACTTTAGAAAAACAGTTGCCGAAGTAGTTTGTTTATTCTTCATTATGGCAGATGTACACTCTAAAGAAGTTCGCTCATATAATATGAGTAAGATTAAAGGAAAGGATACTAAACCCGAACTCTTGGTACGTAAATTTCTTCATAAACATGGACTTCGTTATCGTTTACATGTTAAAGATCTTCCTGGTAAACCGGACATTGTATTACCTAAATATAAAACAGTAATATTTGTTCATGGTTGTTTTTGGCATGGCCATGAGAATTGTAAATATTATGTTGTTCCCAAAACACGGACCGAATGGTGGGAAGATAAAATAAGCGGTAACATAATGAAAGATAAATTTGTTGAAGAAAAGCTTTTATCGGCTGGATGGAAAATTCTTAAATTATGGGAATGTGAGTTAAAGCCTGGTTTTAAAGACGAAAATTTGCGTCTGTTAAAAAATAAATTGCAGAATGCATGATAAAGTTTATAAATTCACAGATTTACAAGAACAGACGTGAATTATATAGACTTATTTGCAGGTGCAGGGGGATTGTCAGAAGGATTTAAAAAAGTTGGATTTAATCCGATTGCGCATGTAGAGGCAGATAAAGCCGCATGCTATACTCTTAAAACAAGATTAGCATATCATTATCTTAATGAGAACAACCAAATAGATATTTATAACCAATATTTAAAAGGAGATATTACAAGAGCGGAATTATATTCATTCATTCCCCAAATGCTGCTAAATTCTGTTATTAATGAATCTATAGGGGCAGAAACAAACGAATCAATATTTAAAAAAATAGACTGTATAAAAGAGAATCTTAAAATTGACCTTATAGTTGGAGGACCTCCTTGCCAGGCATATTCGACAATGGGCAGAGGTGCTTTGAAACACAAAAAGAAAGATGTACGAAAACAGTTATATATAGAATATGGGAAATTTTTACTACGGTATAAACCAAATATGTTTGTTTTCGAGAATGTACCTGGGTTAAAAACTTCTGATAATGGTAGACATTATAAAACCATTAAAGAATATTTTAAATTGATTGGATATCGAATAGACGAACTGTTATTGAATTCATGGGATTTTGGTGTGATTCAAGATAGAAAGCGTTTAATATTAATCGGTAGAAAAGATAGTTTAGATTTTTCGCCAATCGAATTTGGTAATTTACATCATAAATGGGACCGAGATGATATATTTGATGACCTTCCTTCATTGCAAGCAGGACAGGGGAGTAGGTGGTGTTCATATAAGACTTCTACAAATGAATATTTAAAAAACACATCCATTCGCGATGCGACAGATTTTACTACTCTCCATATAAGTAGACCTCATAATGAGAGAGATCTGAATATTTATAAATTGGCGATAGCTAAATTGCAGAATGGGGTACGATTAAAAAATTCAGATATACCTTTAGAAGAAAGAACTCAAAATAATATTGATGATTTCTTAGATCGTTTCAAAGTTGTAGGTAAAAAACCTCATACTATGATAGCTCATATAGCTAAAGATGGACACCATTTTATTCATCCAAACATGGAACAGCTTCGATCAATTTCCATAAGAGAAGCAGCTCGGATACAATCATTTCCTGATAATTTTTATTTTGAAGGAATAAAAGAATTTCAAAATAGATCAGCTGCTTTTAGGCAAATCGGAAATGCAGTTCCGCCTTTAATGGCCGAAATTATAGCAAATAAAATTAAAAAAGTACTAGATGGCGATTAACTTAAACATCCAAAGACACTCA
This region of Pedobacter steynii genomic DNA includes:
- a CDS encoding very short patch repair endonuclease, producing the protein MENKDPSLSKFLDGVKVVPFINVIIDYFRKTVAEVVCLFFIMADVHSKEVRSYNMSKIKGKDTKPELLVRKFLHKHGLRYRLHVKDLPGKPDIVLPKYKTVIFVHGCFWHGHENCKYYVVPKTRTEWWEDKISGNIMKDKFVEEKLLSAGWKILKLWECELKPGFKDENLRLLKNKLQNA
- a CDS encoding DNA cytosine methyltransferase is translated as MNYIDLFAGAGGLSEGFKKVGFNPIAHVEADKAACYTLKTRLAYHYLNENNQIDIYNQYLKGDITRAELYSFIPQMLLNSVINESIGAETNESIFKKIDCIKENLKIDLIVGGPPCQAYSTMGRGALKHKKKDVRKQLYIEYGKFLLRYKPNMFVFENVPGLKTSDNGRHYKTIKEYFKLIGYRIDELLLNSWDFGVIQDRKRLILIGRKDSLDFSPIEFGNLHHKWDRDDIFDDLPSLQAGQGSRWCSYKTSTNEYLKNTSIRDATDFTTLHISRPHNERDLNIYKLAIAKLQNGVRLKNSDIPLEERTQNNIDDFLDRFKVVGKKPHTMIAHIAKDGHHFIHPNMEQLRSISIREAARIQSFPDNFYFEGIKEFQNRSAAFRQIGNAVPPLMAEIIANKIKKVLDGD